The Procambarus clarkii isolate CNS0578487 chromosome 24, FALCON_Pclarkii_2.0, whole genome shotgun sequence genome includes a region encoding these proteins:
- the LOC138367938 gene encoding uncharacterized protein: MCIAVPEGNGRQTTRRHKRPKSDKFLVIAVPQCRGSDGECQLHLGHASNLGGVRGGLIYNNCKSNNVQQQQQQQQQQQQQQQQQQQQQQQQQQQQQQQQQQQQQQQQQQQHRDDNGSNDDNGSCDDNGSSDDNGSRDDNGSNDDNGSSDDNGSRDDNGSSDDNGSSDDNGSRDDNSSRGHNSSRDDNGSRDDNGSRDDNGSRDDSGSRDDNGSRDDNGSSDDNGSSDDNGSRDDNGSCDDNGSRDDNGSRDDNGSSDDNGSSDDNGSCDDNGSCDDNGSCDDNGSNDDNGSRDDNGSSDDNGSSDDNGSRDDNGSRDDNGSRDDNGSREKSGSWEENICREKNDQ; encoded by the exons ATGTGCATTGCCGTTCCTGAAGGTAATGGGCGACAAACTACTCGGCGTCACAAAAGACCAAAGAGTGACAAGTTTCTTGTTATTGCCGTGCCTCAGTGTCGCGGTTCAGATGGGGAATGCCAGCTGCATCTTGGGCACGCGTCCAacctcggaggagttcgagggggTTTGATTTACAATAACTGTAAATCAAACAATGTG caacaacaacagcagcagcaacagcagcagcaacagcagcaacaacagcagcagcagcagcagcaacaacagcagcaacagcaacagcagcagcaacagcagcagcagcagcagcaacagcaacagcagca TAGGGATGACAACGGCAGCAACGACGACAACGGCAGCTGCGACGACAACGGCAGCAGCGACGACAACGGCAGCAGGGACGACAACGGCAGCAACGACGACAACGGCAGCAGCGACGACAACGGCAGTAGGGACGACAACGGCAGCAGCGACGACAACGGCAGTAGCGACGACAACGGCAGCAGGGACGACAACAGCAGTAGGGGCCACAACAGCAGTAGGGACGACAACGGCAGCAGGGACGACAACGGCAGTAGGGACGACAACGGCAGCAGGGACGACAGCGGCAGCAGGGACGACAACGGCAGCAGGGACGACAACGGCAGCAGCGACGACAACGGCAGTAGCGACGACAACGGCAGCAGGGACGACAACGGCAGCTGCGACGACAACGGCAGTAGGGACGACAACGGCAGCAGGGACGACAACGGCAGCAGCGACGACAACGGCAGCAGCGACGACAACGGCAGCTGCGACGACAACGGCAGCTGCGACGACAACGGCAGCTGCGACGACAACGGCAGCAACGACGACAACGGCAGCAGGGACGACAACGGCAGCAGCGACGACAACGGCAGCAGCGACGACAACGGCAGCAGGGACGACAACGGCAGCAGGGACGACAACGGCAGCAGGGACGACAACGGCAGCAGAGAGAAGAGCGGCAGCTGGGAGGAGAATATCTGTAGGGAGAAGAACGACCAGTGA